The Amblyomma americanum isolate KBUSLIRL-KWMA chromosome 2, ASM5285725v1, whole genome shotgun sequence genome contains the following window.
agccactgaagcccccccgcccactcactgaataaaaaagaatcctgtgctgaggctcggaatcgaaccagggcctttgctGTTTAGGGCGGAGActctgccactccgccacgacgtctcAGGATGTAATCATCTATAAAGGCGTATCTAGTAAATGCagtcttccgatgcagaaatcacCGCGCTTTCGCAaatgtatatcctggcctaacagggctaggtcatcagcaactcttcttaactgccttgtgccttggctcccgtccctaataaacgatttccgttaagtagttcgaagttgactggcacagccgggaatggtTCGCCGGGCGAGAGCGCGAAGTCACAAGTGACTTTATACTGCGAACTACCTTGTACGATCACGACCATCGTGCaatcatagtttttcatcaaccgtggcgatcatctgacaagccttaacaagatccttcaaaggttaacctgaacttgaagcggcacttggagttcctctgatgttcggcgcttgtaaatcgaggcgcatcaaaactaaaaccacggggcacgcaaagcgccataaaaaatcgaaattctcctggccgcctgtggcgccgccaagcatcggttttctttgcttctaacaTTCTGGTTGTCCtatgtctgccttccttgtgtgataaaagtgcgctatcggttttaaaactaaacttacttcaatattgaaccgcgcaaccttcctttgtcagcctcagagattcgcctCCCAtgtaggaaagaaaattcctccaaggtggcgtctcttgtcctatgacgtcgccacgctggtacttgcgagattggcctgtggtggcgatacctgtatttcggttcttgctattttctaccttacaagagctttgttttcagtaatagCGGcgcttttgtgatcaggagctggtattctatcgatttgTCAACATCCGTGTGTCTGGCGGATGATTTGGGCGGCGGCCCTGGCTGAGTAAATGTGGGTTTTGCGCTGCCCAAAGTGCAGGTCAATTTCCCCAAAGGTGGTTCACTGTTGCCTAAATGGCGGGTACTGGTCAGAAGAATCTAGTTTGCAGGTGTCGCACGAAAGACTCAGCTATCAGTTGAATGTAATCTTCTCCGCTGCTCGTGATCACTTCCCAACCTATACCAGTTGTTTCAAAAGCTGGTTGCTTTGACGCTCTGTACACACATGTCTTTGGCTCCTACTTGTGCACAATACGGTTGTCAGAAAGGCAGTTTTTCGGAAACCCTCaatgcaaaattttaaaaattctcgCAGTTAATCATGGTTAGCATGCTGATACACACACAAAATCCACTGGCTCACTCGCTGTCTTATACAGAATCCATACGTGTCTGAGAGTTTAAGTAAGACATTGCTTTGCCTCTTGTGCGACTTTCATCTGCGCATATTACAGAGATGGGCACAGTTTTATCATTGCGGTAGTTGCCTGCAGCATAACGTTCTCTTCCTCCTCGCTCACAGCTCCCCTCGTGCAACACGGTCGTGAAACGCGCTCCGTCATGGACAGAATAAGAGCCGAAAAATCACAGCAGACAGCGTTATTTCTATCgtctgaccagaaaaaaaaaacactccactGATGCGCACACCACAATGTTTCAGAGTAGTGAAGCGTCCATTTACTGCTTTTTATTCCCCATTCTCGGTTCATTCGAAGATAATCGTTTCAGCCTAGGCTTGCCTAGAATGATACAAGGGGCAGTTCGTGAAAATTCATGTACCGAGGGAAAATGGCTTGTTGCTCTGAACGAACTCCGCAGCACACACGCGACATTCGGCAAAAACACTTTGTTCGAAAGTGGCCGGAAGTCAGCATGCGCAGCTGCACTTGTGGGATTAAATCGCCTTGTTTTCtcttactcttttctgtttactTGGCAGGCGCATTCGCAGTCCATGTCAGGAGGTTTGCTAGTTCTGGGCAAGTGCTTTGCCCTCTGTTCTAAATTATCggccgatttttttttaacaCCACTGCGGTGCACGAATAATTCACACGACTTCTACTCACCAAAGCTGTTTACTAATTACAAATGCGGTGAAGCCAGCATGCTACTTCAGACGTCTTGCGATGACCCTGCGGGTCGAATCATCATATGGACCTCAGGGTAGGAGTAGTGATAGAAGCGGGTCGCGCCGTCTCGCACACTCCACTCGATACCGTCTGCGTAGCTGTCGTGTGGGCCATTCAGGTTCAGGCCATTCAGGTTGGCCGTGTGGCACTGGGCGTACCACCAGCCGCCACGAAATCTCTGGGCACAGTCGTCCGACACCGCGTCGTTGTCGAGGTCGAAAGTGGAAAACTTCTGACCGCTGGCGCTCCTCATGCCATCCCAGCCTGAAGAGGAAAGTGTTGGTCTTGAGTTACTCAGCACGCTCATTCTCTCGCTTGCCTTCCAGTCAGATATGCCTCGTGTCAAGTTTCCTTCGCCCTTTAGACAGCTTTGCCTGCAGACGTCAATATTTATGTGGCCGAGACACAAGATTAGTACGTTATAGAATAGCTATACAAGCTGAAAGAACAACTCTGACATAACTGTTTAGCATGACTTCCCACGAGTCCTACGTTGACAGCCATGCAGCCGTTGGGACTTCGTAGTACAGCGTCGCAACCTGGGTGAAGCGCATTCAAATACCCTTACCTTTCTGTAAACAGCCCAGAAAGCTATCAAGCCCACCACGAGACGCAAAAGTCCACTATATCATGGCCTCTTCTGAAGACACAAATCATTCCCTTTACTGTCGAGCATTCCGTAAAAGAAGTTTGTTTCCACTCAACCTTGAGCCAAACAATCCAAAACGGTGGGGCCAGGCTCCAATTTGTCTAAATCTGTGCCTTGTCAGCTAGATACAGCCgtttgcaaaatgtgtttttaacAACGCCCAGGTAAATCTAGTGCTAAGAAGACTGCACCTTTCGGTCCCAAGTGCTTTCCTACATGCAACTTGAAGAAGGCCTCTTCGTCTCCCACCAAGAGAGTCTCGTAGTCGACCGACACGTTGTCTTCAGTGCTGTTGCTGAGCACCACTCGGAGAGTCATCTGTTCGTCGCCCGTCGTCAATGCGTGCAGAGCGCGGTTGCCTgggcagtaataataataatagtaataataataataataataataataataataataataataataataataataataataataataataataataataataataataataataataataataataataatattaataataataataataataataataatattaataataataatattaataataataataataataataataataataataataataattggtttttggggaaggaaatggcgcagtatctgtctcatatatcgttggacacctgaaccacgccgtaagggaagagataaagcagggagtgaaagaataaaggaagaaagaattgccgtagtggagggctccggaataatttcgaccacctggggatctttaacgcgcactgacatcgcacagcacacgggcgccttggcgttttgccttcataaaaacgcagccgccgcggtcgggtttgagcccgtgaactccggatcaatagccgagcgccctaaccgctgagccaccgcggcgggt
Protein-coding sequences here:
- the LOC144121551 gene encoding techylectin-5A-like isoform X2 — encoded protein: MAGCLRFIFVVAAATTFSVQSAAVERPSNDDAVERVWKFAQLLSDIKNRIQPRHCTDLLRAGQRRSGIYTVFHKAAGPSGQSVYCDMDTDGGGWTVIQRRGQFGNSAFHFYRNWTKYASGFGDPSQEHWIGNRALHALTTGDEQMTLRVVLSNSTEDNVSVDYETLLVGDEEAFFKLHVGKHLGPKGWDGMRSASGQKFSTFDLDNDAVSDDCAQRFRGGWWYAQCHTANLNGLNLNGPHDSYADGIEWSVRDGATRFYHYSYPEVHMMIRPAGSSQDV